Proteins from a single region of Gordonia hongkongensis:
- the rpsN gene encoding 30S ribosomal protein S14, whose protein sequence is MAKKSKIVRNEQRREVVARYADLRAELKRASVAASSTPEERSEALRRLQRLPRNASPTRLRNRDAVDGRPRGYIGKAGLSRVRFRELAHRGELPGIQKSSW, encoded by the coding sequence ATGGCGAAGAAGTCCAAGATCGTCCGTAACGAACAGCGCCGCGAGGTCGTCGCGCGGTATGCCGACCTCCGCGCCGAACTGAAGCGCGCGAGCGTCGCAGCCAGTTCGACGCCCGAGGAGCGTTCAGAAGCGCTACGACGCCTACAACGGCTGCCGCGCAACGCAAGTCCGACTCGGCTGCGCAACCGGGATGCCGTCGACGGCCGGCCCCGCGGGTATATCGGCAAGGCGGGCCTGTCCCGCGTGCGGTTCCGTGAACTCGCGCATCGCGGTGAACTACCCGGAATCCAGAAGTCCAGCTGGTGA
- the rpsR gene encoding 30S ribosomal protein S18: MANRRQRQREEVPAKRKRNLLIAQGVRVDGRNPLDYKDVALLRHFLSDKGRIRSRRLTGLNPQEQRQVATAIRNAREMALLPYDSRH; encoded by the coding sequence ATGGCCAACAGAAGACAACGTCAGCGCGAGGAAGTGCCGGCGAAGCGCAAGCGGAACCTGCTCATCGCACAAGGCGTGCGGGTCGACGGTCGTAATCCCTTGGACTACAAGGATGTCGCGCTGCTGCGGCATTTCCTGTCCGACAAGGGCAGAATCCGCAGCCGACGCCTCACGGGGCTGAACCCGCAGGAGCAGCGCCAGGTAGCCACCGCGATCCGCAACGCACGCGAAATGGCGTTGCTGCCGTACGACTCTCGGCACTGA
- a CDS encoding type 1 glutamine amidotransferase domain-containing protein — MTRNILFIMTGAGSWTLNDGSSHKTGFWAEEAVAPLEVFRAAGYKVTVATPNGAKPPVDETSLAVESIGTPERAAEIRHVVETAPELQKPIALTDVRIADYDAVFVPGGHGPMEDLAVDADAGALLIAADEAQLPLGIVCHGPAILLAANNSDGVNAFAGRTVTGFSNAEEEQAGLADKAPWLLQDRLTQAGFKVTLAEPWTVHIETDGNLLTGQNPASSESLARTLLDRLENVPQGSK, encoded by the coding sequence ATGACACGCAACATCCTCTTCATCATGACCGGCGCCGGCAGCTGGACGCTGAATGACGGCTCGAGCCACAAGACCGGGTTCTGGGCCGAGGAGGCCGTCGCGCCGCTGGAAGTGTTCCGCGCAGCCGGCTACAAGGTGACCGTAGCCACTCCGAACGGCGCGAAGCCACCGGTCGACGAGACGAGCCTCGCGGTCGAGAGCATCGGCACACCTGAGCGCGCCGCGGAGATCCGCCACGTCGTGGAGACCGCTCCGGAGCTGCAGAAGCCGATCGCGCTCACCGACGTTCGCATCGCCGACTACGACGCCGTGTTCGTGCCGGGCGGCCACGGACCCATGGAGGACCTGGCCGTCGACGCGGACGCGGGAGCTCTGCTGATAGCGGCCGACGAGGCGCAACTGCCGCTCGGAATCGTCTGTCACGGTCCGGCGATCCTGTTGGCGGCGAACAACTCCGACGGAGTCAACGCGTTCGCCGGCCGCACGGTGACCGGCTTCAGCAACGCCGAGGAGGAACAGGCCGGGCTCGCCGACAAAGCTCCCTGGCTCCTCCAGGATCGGCTCACCCAGGCGGGGTTCAAGGTCACCCTCGCCGAACCGTGGACGGTCCACATCGAGACCGACGGCAACCTGCTGACCGGCCAGAATCCCGCGTCGTCGGAATCCTTGGCACGCACCCTGCTGGATCGCCTCGAGAACGTGCCGCAGGGTTCCAAGTAG
- a CDS encoding SDR family NAD(P)-dependent oxidoreductase — MASDTPSGQKRTIVLTGASDGIGAIAARSLAGPDTDLVLVGRSAKKLAPIAAETGARQFTADFSALSEVRDLAAEINSAVGTIDVLMNNAGGTFDASHRTSDGHEPNFQINHLAPFLLTHLLRDRLAAAPQSLVLNTSSVGNLFGKVDLDDLDFEKRRTLAMRPYGTAKLMNILFTRGIAQRWTGDKIYSAAVHPGPAATSFGRDSRFVGLAYRSPLTRLVTITPEQGAAPLIALAERGADPTVNGVYFDRHKANGRENRQAHDQKLIDGLWQRSAELTGLT, encoded by the coding sequence ATGGCCAGTGACACCCCGTCCGGACAGAAACGCACCATCGTGCTCACCGGCGCCAGCGACGGGATCGGCGCAATTGCCGCGCGATCCCTGGCCGGACCCGACACCGATCTCGTCCTCGTCGGACGCTCGGCGAAGAAGCTCGCGCCGATCGCCGCCGAGACCGGTGCGCGGCAGTTCACCGCCGACTTCTCCGCGCTCTCGGAGGTGCGGGATCTCGCCGCCGAGATCAACTCCGCCGTCGGGACCATCGACGTCCTGATGAATAACGCAGGCGGGACGTTCGACGCGTCGCACCGCACGTCCGACGGGCACGAACCCAACTTCCAGATCAACCACCTCGCGCCGTTCCTGCTGACCCACCTCCTGCGGGATCGACTGGCCGCGGCCCCGCAATCGCTCGTCCTGAACACGTCCAGCGTCGGCAACCTCTTCGGGAAGGTCGACCTCGACGACCTGGATTTCGAGAAGCGCCGGACCCTCGCGATGCGGCCCTACGGTACGGCCAAGCTGATGAACATCCTGTTCACACGCGGGATCGCGCAGCGCTGGACCGGTGACAAGATCTATTCCGCCGCAGTGCATCCCGGACCGGCGGCGACGAGCTTCGGCCGCGACTCGCGCTTCGTCGGGCTCGCCTACCGGTCTCCGCTGACGCGCCTGGTGACCATCACCCCCGAGCAGGGAGCCGCCCCGCTCATCGCCCTGGCCGAGCGCGGCGCCGACCCGACGGTCAACGGCGTGTACTTCGATCGCCACAAGGCCAATGGTCGGGAGAACCGTCAGGCCCATGACCAGAAGCTGATCGACGGGTTGTGGCAGCGATCGGCGGAACTCACCGGTTTGACGTGA
- a CDS encoding DUF4190 domain-containing protein, whose amino-acid sequence MPSGPPGRRPPPGQRPGPGGAPFAKGTPPQGNRPTDGSSRPPFAGPRPGPAPGGRPDSSGRDSDRDDHATQVVGAGGLAVGLSGDPSPDTRVVDGPGTAGAPAADRPDTETSGPASPATQAYSAVEPARSSEDSVAPQSGAGPRVNRMALWALALSILGITFIVGLVLGYRARTQIRQRREAGLPFATAAIWVGWAYAGVFVFGLLVYGWILFIA is encoded by the coding sequence ATGCCATCGGGTCCGCCCGGACGCCGGCCCCCGCCCGGTCAACGGCCGGGCCCGGGAGGGGCGCCGTTCGCCAAAGGCACTCCGCCGCAAGGCAATAGGCCCACAGATGGCTCCTCCCGTCCACCCTTCGCCGGGCCCCGGCCGGGTCCAGCGCCGGGCGGACGACCGGACTCCTCCGGTCGGGATTCCGACCGGGACGATCACGCGACACAGGTGGTGGGTGCGGGCGGACTGGCAGTCGGTCTGTCCGGCGATCCGTCCCCTGATACCCGCGTCGTGGACGGTCCCGGCACGGCCGGCGCACCTGCCGCCGACCGCCCGGACACCGAGACCTCGGGCCCTGCCTCCCCGGCGACCCAGGCCTATTCAGCAGTCGAACCCGCCAGAAGTTCGGAGGACAGCGTGGCTCCCCAGTCCGGTGCCGGTCCGCGCGTCAATCGGATGGCGTTGTGGGCCCTGGCGTTGTCGATCCTCGGGATCACCTTCATCGTGGGATTGGTCCTCGGATACCGTGCGCGCACCCAGATCCGGCAGCGTCGCGAGGCGGGTCTCCCCTTCGCCACCGCCGCCATCTGGGTCGGCTGGGCCTACGCCGGGGTCTTCGTCTTCGGGCTGCTCGTCTACGGGTGGATTCTGTTCATCGCCTGA
- a CDS encoding peptidylprolyl isomerase: MTTPKSSAVIHTNRGDIKVDLFPNHAPKTVENFVGLADGSKEYSKPNASGGNSGPFFDGSVFHRVISGFMIQGGDPTGTGMGGPGYQFGDEFHPELQFDRPYLLAMANAGPGTNGSQFFITVGPTPHLNRRHTIFGEVTDPASQQVVDAIATTSTDRSDRPLDEVVIEKIEVN; encoded by the coding sequence ATGACTACACCGAAAAGCTCCGCAGTCATCCACACCAATCGCGGCGACATCAAGGTCGACCTGTTCCCGAACCACGCACCCAAGACGGTCGAGAACTTCGTCGGGCTGGCCGACGGGAGCAAGGAATACAGCAAGCCCAACGCCTCCGGCGGCAACTCCGGCCCGTTCTTCGACGGCTCGGTCTTCCACCGCGTCATCTCCGGCTTCATGATCCAGGGCGGCGACCCGACCGGAACCGGCATGGGCGGCCCCGGCTACCAGTTCGGCGACGAGTTCCACCCGGAGCTGCAGTTCGACCGTCCGTACCTGCTCGCGATGGCCAACGCCGGCCCGGGTACCAACGGCTCGCAGTTCTTCATCACCGTCGGCCCGACCCCGCACCTCAACCGTCGCCACACCATCTTCGGTGAGGTCACCGATCCGGCTTCGCAGCAGGTCGTCGACGCGATCGCCACGACGTCGACCGACCGCAGCGACCGCCCGCTCGACGAGGTCGTCATCGAGAAGATCGAGGTCAACTGA
- a CDS encoding rhomboid family intramembrane serine protease, producing the protein MARTRTAPTQPYATYALIAVNLLIFALCVLQAGVGDPGGAAIFGAGDLLKSDVAAGEYWRLLTAGFLHFSVMHVAVNMLSLYILGRDLELALGIGRYLAVYLIALLGGSAAVMLFEDDRALTAGASGAIYGLMGAMLVIILKARVSPVPVLLIIGFNVVLSFSLPGISVLGHLGGLAFGAAATAAIVYLPDAVLPAGRRNPQAASRVGWIALAALFVVALGLGIGAGVAYDGLVYIR; encoded by the coding sequence ATGGCGCGCACCCGCACGGCCCCGACGCAGCCCTACGCCACGTACGCTCTCATCGCGGTCAACCTGCTGATCTTCGCGCTGTGCGTTCTCCAGGCCGGAGTGGGCGATCCCGGCGGTGCGGCGATCTTCGGCGCCGGCGATCTCCTCAAGAGCGACGTCGCAGCTGGTGAGTACTGGCGTCTCCTCACCGCGGGCTTCCTGCATTTCAGCGTCATGCACGTGGCCGTCAACATGCTGTCGCTCTACATCCTCGGCCGCGATCTCGAACTCGCCCTCGGCATCGGCCGATACCTGGCCGTCTACCTGATCGCACTCCTCGGCGGCAGCGCTGCCGTCATGCTCTTCGAGGACGACCGCGCCCTGACCGCAGGAGCCTCCGGAGCCATCTACGGACTCATGGGCGCGATGCTCGTGATCATCCTCAAGGCCCGCGTGTCCCCGGTCCCGGTTCTGCTCATCATCGGCTTCAACGTGGTGCTGTCGTTCTCACTGCCCGGCATCTCGGTCCTCGGGCATCTCGGCGGGCTCGCCTTCGGAGCGGCCGCCACCGCGGCGATCGTGTACCTCCCCGACGCCGTGCTGCCCGCGGGTCGTCGGAATCCCCAGGCCGCGAGTCGCGTCGGCTGGATCGCGCTCGCCGCACTGTTCGTCGTGGCGCTGGGGCTCGGCATCGGCGCGGGCGTCGCGTACGACGGGCTCGTCTACATCCGCTGA
- a CDS encoding PH domain-containing protein: MDNSEVSYTHAWATPVGAGLVGCLGGVALVVAAVVAAADPAGMVLMGVAGILLLVLGAYTLLVRPRLAITSGPNPALVLGTLRGQRTYPPERIERIRTLSIRRVGRRVGQLEIDVLDDDAAGTTAHDRGVGPRDDTRLVVFSRWDLGTDLPTVVDALRDAGFVVDEG; the protein is encoded by the coding sequence GTGGATAACTCCGAGGTCTCTTACACACACGCGTGGGCGACCCCCGTCGGCGCCGGTCTGGTCGGCTGCCTCGGCGGCGTGGCGTTGGTGGTGGCGGCGGTCGTCGCCGCTGCCGATCCGGCCGGCATGGTCCTGATGGGCGTCGCCGGGATTCTTCTTCTCGTGCTCGGCGCCTACACCCTGCTGGTGCGTCCCCGACTGGCCATCACATCGGGGCCGAACCCCGCTCTGGTCCTCGGGACCTTGCGAGGCCAACGGACGTACCCCCCGGAACGCATCGAACGGATTCGGACTTTGTCGATCCGTCGGGTCGGCCGGCGGGTCGGCCAGTTGGAGATCGACGTTCTCGACGACGACGCAGCCGGCACGACCGCGCACGACCGCGGCGTCGGCCCTCGCGACGACACCCGACTCGTGGTCTTCAGCCGCTGGGACCTCGGGACCGACCTGCCGACCGTGGTCGACGCGCTGCGCGACGCCGGCTTCGTCGTCGACGAGGGGTAG
- the crgA gene encoding cell division protein CrgA yields MPKSKVRKKTDYTINPASRTPVKVKAGPSSTIYVGVMLGLMVLGLAWLVVYYLAATPTAYGGEGQVLHWMAELNSWNFLIGFSLMVAGLLMTMRWR; encoded by the coding sequence ATGCCGAAGTCAAAAGTCCGGAAGAAGACCGATTACACCATCAACCCGGCCAGCCGGACGCCGGTCAAGGTCAAGGCCGGCCCTTCGAGCACCATCTATGTAGGCGTCATGCTCGGCCTGATGGTGCTGGGTCTCGCCTGGCTCGTCGTCTACTACCTGGCCGCCACGCCCACCGCGTACGGCGGCGAGGGCCAGGTCCTGCATTGGATGGCCGAGCTCAACTCGTGGAACTTCCTGATCGGTTTCTCGCTGATGGTGGCGGGCCTGTTGATGACGATGCGTTGGCGGTAG
- a CDS encoding aminodeoxychorismate/anthranilate synthase component II, which produces MSRILVVDNYDSFVYNLVQYLGQLGVEAVVWRNDDPQLSPADPDHLREAVAGFDGVLLSPGPGTPQRAGATMPMVRVAAERELPLLGVCLGHQAIGAAFGGTVDRAPELLHGKTSLVFHDDAGVLEGLPDPFTATRYHSLTVLPETIPDELVVTGRTESGIVMAMAHRELPIHGVQFHPESVLTQGGHRMLANWLKTCGIEIDETRVAALEAEMATAVG; this is translated from the coding sequence GTGAGTCGCATTCTGGTGGTCGACAACTACGACAGCTTCGTCTACAACCTGGTCCAGTACTTGGGCCAGTTGGGCGTCGAGGCCGTCGTGTGGCGCAACGACGACCCGCAACTCTCCCCGGCCGATCCCGACCACCTACGCGAGGCCGTTGCCGGATTCGACGGCGTCCTCCTCAGCCCCGGTCCCGGCACGCCCCAGCGGGCCGGTGCGACGATGCCGATGGTCCGTGTCGCCGCCGAACGGGAACTGCCGCTGCTGGGTGTGTGCCTGGGACACCAGGCGATCGGTGCGGCGTTCGGCGGCACCGTCGACCGCGCACCCGAACTCCTGCATGGCAAGACCTCACTGGTCTTCCACGACGACGCCGGCGTGCTCGAAGGACTGCCGGATCCGTTCACCGCCACGCGCTATCACTCGCTGACGGTGCTGCCCGAGACGATCCCTGATGAACTCGTCGTCACCGGACGCACCGAGTCGGGCATCGTGATGGCGATGGCCCACCGTGAACTGCCCATCCACGGCGTGCAGTTCCACCCGGAGAGCGTCCTGACCCAGGGCGGTCACCGGATGCTCGCCAACTGGCTCAAGACATGTGGGATCGAGATCGACGAGACCCGCGTGGCCGCCCTCGAAGCCGAGATGGCGACCGCGGTCGGCTGA
- the pknB gene encoding Stk1 family PASTA domain-containing Ser/Thr kinase — translation MSTPHHLSDRYELGETLGFGGMSEVHYARDLLLHRDVAVKVLRADLARDPSFYLRFRREAQNAAKLNHPTIVQVFDTGEAETEDGPLPFIVMEYVDGDTLRDVLRANGPISPRQAMTWMADVAAAMDFSHRNGIVHRDMKPANVMIDKSGAVKVMDFGIARAMSDSTSTMTQTSAVMGTAQYLSPEQARGIKVDPRSDIYSMGCVLFELLTGEPPFTGDSPVAVAHQHVHEDPPWPSHVRPEIPRELDSVVLKAMSKNKDNRYQSAADLRADLIRVLAGGKPSAPMLLSDEERTEFIDTGPRRPTRTETTGPRRPIAGRTSNGNGGNHRRDEDTEETPRRRSRLLMAGALLAVVVLVGGLLLWSPWGSGSAAEVSVPAVSGLSSDDAQASLERAGFEVRVLEEPSLDVGVGLATRSTPGEGVMAAEGSEVALYVSTGPERVRLPSDLVGKTPAEALDQLKVLGFTNVRTDRVDSTTEMKDKVVSTAPAVGAEVPVNGAVVVNVGNGPREVTVRDVVGMSESQARAVLEELGMMVVVVAADSERPAGEVISTSPGPGSTTEQGSTVQISVSRGNLFTVPNLRGKTPAEAQADLERAGWERSTLTRQTRNVPLGSPDDGRVVGQEPNPGSQARKSGSITIIVGQASLLPN, via the coding sequence ATGTCGACACCACACCACCTCTCCGACCGCTACGAACTCGGCGAAACGCTGGGTTTCGGTGGCATGTCCGAGGTGCACTATGCGCGCGACCTGCTGCTGCACCGCGACGTCGCAGTGAAGGTGCTGCGTGCCGACCTCGCCCGTGACCCGTCGTTCTATCTCCGGTTCCGCCGCGAGGCCCAGAACGCCGCGAAGCTGAACCACCCCACGATCGTGCAGGTCTTCGACACCGGCGAGGCCGAGACCGAGGACGGCCCGTTGCCGTTCATCGTGATGGAGTACGTCGACGGTGACACCCTGCGGGATGTGTTGCGCGCCAACGGTCCGATCTCGCCGCGACAGGCGATGACGTGGATGGCCGATGTCGCCGCGGCGATGGACTTCTCGCACCGCAACGGCATCGTCCACCGTGACATGAAGCCGGCGAACGTGATGATCGACAAGTCCGGCGCCGTCAAGGTCATGGACTTCGGCATCGCCCGCGCGATGAGCGACTCGACGTCGACGATGACCCAGACGTCCGCGGTCATGGGTACAGCGCAGTACCTGTCGCCCGAACAGGCCCGTGGCATCAAGGTCGACCCGCGCAGCGACATCTACTCGATGGGGTGCGTGCTCTTCGAGCTGCTCACCGGTGAGCCGCCGTTCACCGGGGACTCGCCGGTGGCGGTGGCACACCAGCACGTGCACGAGGACCCGCCGTGGCCGTCGCACGTCCGGCCGGAGATCCCGCGCGAACTCGATTCCGTCGTCCTGAAGGCGATGAGCAAGAACAAGGACAACCGGTATCAGTCGGCGGCCGACCTGCGCGCCGATCTGATCCGGGTGCTCGCCGGTGGCAAACCGTCGGCGCCGATGCTGCTCTCGGACGAGGAACGCACCGAGTTCATCGACACCGGACCGCGCCGGCCCACCCGGACGGAGACGACCGGTCCGCGTCGGCCGATCGCGGGCCGCACCTCGAACGGCAACGGCGGAAACCATCGGCGTGACGAGGACACCGAGGAGACACCCCGACGCCGCTCACGGCTCCTCATGGCCGGCGCGCTGCTCGCCGTCGTGGTGCTCGTCGGTGGTCTGCTCCTGTGGTCGCCGTGGGGTTCGGGCTCGGCGGCGGAGGTGTCGGTGCCGGCGGTCTCCGGACTCAGCTCCGACGACGCGCAGGCCTCGCTGGAACGGGCCGGCTTCGAGGTCCGCGTGCTGGAGGAACCGAGCCTCGACGTCGGTGTCGGTCTCGCCACGCGGTCGACCCCGGGTGAGGGCGTGATGGCGGCCGAGGGGTCCGAGGTCGCGCTCTACGTCTCGACGGGTCCGGAGCGTGTGCGCCTGCCGTCGGATCTCGTGGGCAAGACGCCGGCCGAGGCGCTGGATCAGCTCAAGGTGCTCGGGTTCACCAACGTGCGAACCGACCGCGTGGACTCGACGACCGAGATGAAGGACAAGGTGGTCTCGACGGCACCGGCCGTCGGCGCCGAGGTCCCGGTCAACGGTGCGGTCGTCGTCAACGTGGGCAACGGCCCGCGCGAGGTGACGGTCCGCGACGTCGTCGGCATGTCCGAGAGTCAGGCACGAGCCGTGCTGGAAGAGCTCGGGATGATGGTCGTCGTGGTCGCGGCCGACTCCGAGCGTCCGGCCGGTGAGGTCATCAGCACCTCACCAGGTCCCGGGTCGACCACAGAGCAGGGCAGCACCGTGCAGATCAGTGTGTCGCGGGGCAACCTCTTCACCGTCCCGAACCTCCGGGGCAAGACGCCCGCCGAGGCCCAGGCCGATCTCGAGCGGGCCGGCTGGGAGCGGTCGACGCTGACGCGGCAGACCCGCAACGTGCCGCTCGGCAGCCCCGACGACGGTCGCGTCGTCGGTCAGGAGCCGAATCCCGGCTCCCAGGCCCGCAAGAGCGGTTCGATCACGATCATCGTCGGCCAGGCGAGCCTGCTGCCCAACTGA
- a CDS encoding protein kinase domain-containing protein encodes MSLQNGTTIGDRYRLIRLIATGGMGQVWEALDTRLNRRVAVKVLKAEYTSDPEFIARFRAEAQTTAKLNNPGIANVFDYGETPDYNGGDPLAYLVMELVDGEPLNSVISRLGRLSLTNTLDMLEQTGRALQAAHSQGLVHRDVKPGNILITPVGQVKITDFGIAKAVDSAPVTKTGMVMGTAQYISPEQATGDEATAASDVYSLGVVGYEALTGRRPFLGDGAITVAMKHIREAPPPLPTNLPSGVRELIEITMAKDPRQRYANGGEFADAVAAVRAGRRPPRPGAIAGAAAGAAGAAALGAAVARGATATGAASRPVTPRPTSRTAVAPPPPDNSWTTGQKVLAGIAAALLVGAIGLIGFYLVNSGNGDAATPPPPSTTVVETTTAVEPTEEPDEPTTTRRTTRTTTSEETTSEETSTETTTPRQQTDTSEPPPDPGAATGTPCFPGVPFSPLC; translated from the coding sequence ATGAGCCTGCAGAACGGCACCACCATCGGCGACCGGTATCGGCTCATCCGCCTGATCGCCACGGGCGGCATGGGCCAGGTGTGGGAGGCGCTCGACACGCGCCTCAATCGTCGGGTCGCGGTGAAGGTCCTCAAAGCCGAGTACACCAGCGATCCGGAGTTCATCGCGCGGTTCCGCGCGGAGGCCCAGACCACCGCGAAGCTGAACAACCCCGGGATCGCGAACGTCTTCGACTACGGCGAGACCCCGGATTACAACGGCGGCGACCCGCTCGCGTACCTGGTGATGGAGCTCGTCGACGGTGAGCCCCTGAACTCGGTGATCTCCCGCCTCGGGCGGTTGTCGCTGACCAACACCCTCGACATGCTCGAGCAGACCGGCCGCGCCCTGCAGGCCGCGCACAGCCAGGGACTCGTCCACCGCGACGTCAAGCCCGGCAACATCCTGATCACCCCCGTCGGCCAGGTGAAGATCACCGACTTCGGCATCGCCAAGGCCGTCGACTCCGCCCCGGTCACCAAGACCGGGATGGTCATGGGTACCGCGCAGTACATCTCCCCGGAGCAGGCCACCGGCGACGAGGCGACCGCGGCGTCGGACGTCTACTCGCTCGGCGTCGTCGGCTACGAGGCCCTCACCGGGCGTCGTCCGTTCCTCGGCGACGGTGCGATCACCGTCGCGATGAAGCACATCCGGGAGGCACCGCCACCCCTGCCGACGAACCTGCCGTCCGGGGTCCGCGAGCTCATCGAGATCACGATGGCCAAGGATCCGCGGCAGCGTTACGCCAACGGTGGTGAGTTCGCCGACGCGGTCGCCGCCGTGCGTGCCGGGCGTCGTCCGCCGCGACCGGGTGCGATCGCCGGTGCCGCGGCAGGCGCAGCGGGAGCCGCCGCGCTCGGCGCCGCAGTCGCTCGTGGGGCCACCGCGACGGGTGCGGCCTCGCGGCCGGTCACCCCTCGGCCGACGTCGCGGACCGCGGTGGCGCCACCGCCGCCGGACAACAGCTGGACCACCGGGCAGAAGGTCCTGGCCGGCATCGCGGCCGCCCTTCTCGTCGGTGCCATCGGGCTCATCGGGTTCTATCTGGTGAACAGCGGGAACGGGGACGCGGCGACACCGCCGCCGCCGTCGACGACGGTCGTCGAGACCACGACCGCGGTGGAACCGACGGAGGAGCCCGACGAGCCGACCACGACTCGACGCACGACCCGTACGACCACCAGCGAAGAGACGACCAGCGAAGAGACGTCGACGGAGACGACCACGCCGCGTCAGCAGACCGACACCTCCGAGCCGCCGCCGGACCCCGGTGCCGCCACCGGAACCCCGTGTTTCCCCGGCGTACCGTTCTCACCGCTGTGCTGA
- a CDS encoding peptidoglycan D,D-transpeptidase FtsI family protein, with product MNKPIRNVSMAVIVMIIALLANATYVQVFKADALKTDPRNNRVLLDEYSRQRGLITTADGTVIALSVPIESRLKFLRQYPREGAEAFAPVTGFYSFQYLASQIEHYENSILNGSDDRLFGQRFMDMFSGRDPRGGNVVTTINPKVQQAAYQAMLNGPCDGPCRGAVVALQPNTGKILAMVSTPSYDPNRLASHDQEVRESSWEAWNRPGDTAQPMLNRAISQLYPPGSTFKVVTSAAALRDNITPGIRLTAAPTFPLPGTDVSLPNYGGETCPGSSGGTVSLETAFKYSCNTAFAELVTEKMSDAIPKFTETASLFGLDQPGPDIPMPVVDSTVGQIPSLDVLAQASIGQRDVRLTPLQNAMIAATVANGGVRMQPYLVDKLQAADLQTLQTTPPTTANKPITPEQAAELTSMMIESERSTAGAGGPVSIASKTGTAESGSSTDTPFSWYIAFGPSSNAQIAVAVVVENGQFGADSVGGTVAAPIGREVINSLVGGGSR from the coding sequence ATGAACAAGCCCATCCGCAATGTGTCGATGGCGGTGATCGTGATGATCATCGCCCTGCTCGCCAACGCCACCTACGTGCAGGTGTTCAAGGCCGACGCCCTCAAGACCGACCCCCGCAACAATCGGGTGCTGCTCGACGAGTACTCCCGGCAGCGCGGCCTGATCACGACCGCCGACGGCACGGTGATCGCGTTGTCGGTGCCGATCGAGAGCCGCCTGAAGTTCCTGCGCCAGTACCCGCGGGAGGGCGCCGAGGCGTTCGCCCCGGTCACCGGTTTCTACTCTTTCCAGTACCTGGCCAGCCAGATCGAGCACTACGAGAACAGCATCCTCAACGGATCCGACGACCGACTCTTCGGTCAGCGGTTCATGGACATGTTCTCCGGGCGCGACCCGCGCGGCGGCAACGTCGTCACGACGATCAACCCCAAGGTGCAGCAGGCCGCGTACCAGGCCATGCTCAACGGGCCGTGCGACGGTCCGTGCCGCGGGGCGGTCGTGGCGCTGCAGCCGAACACCGGCAAGATCCTGGCGATGGTCTCGACGCCGAGCTACGACCCCAACCGGCTCGCGAGCCACGACCAGGAGGTCCGGGAGAGCAGCTGGGAGGCGTGGAACCGGCCCGGTGACACCGCGCAGCCGATGCTCAACCGTGCGATCAGCCAGCTCTACCCGCCCGGCTCGACCTTCAAGGTCGTCACCTCCGCCGCGGCCCTGCGCGACAACATCACCCCGGGCATCCGCCTCACCGCAGCTCCGACCTTCCCGTTGCCGGGCACCGACGTGTCTCTCCCGAACTACGGCGGCGAGACCTGCCCCGGGTCGTCGGGCGGAACCGTGTCGCTCGAGACGGCGTTCAAGTACTCGTGCAACACCGCCTTCGCCGAACTGGTGACCGAGAAGATGTCCGACGCGATCCCCAAGTTCACCGAGACCGCGAGTCTGTTCGGCCTCGATCAGCCCGGCCCCGACATCCCGATGCCCGTCGTCGACTCGACGGTCGGGCAGATCCCGTCCCTCGACGTCCTCGCGCAGGCGTCGATCGGCCAGCGTGACGTCCGGCTCACCCCGCTACAGAACGCGATGATCGCCGCGACGGTGGCCAACGGAGGTGTGCGCATGCAGCCGTACCTGGTCGACAAGTTGCAGGCCGCGGACCTGCAGACCCTGCAGACCACACCGCCGACGACGGCCAACAAGCCGATCACGCCCGAGCAGGCCGCCGAGCTGACGTCGATGATGATCGAGTCGGAGCGGTCGACGGCCGGCGCGGGCGGCCCGGTGTCGATTGCGTCGAAGACCGGTACGGCGGAGAGCGGATCGAGCACGGACACTCCGTTCTCCTGGTACATCGCCTTCGGACCGTCGTCGAACGCACAGATCGCGGTGGCCGTCGTGGTGGAGAATGGACAATTCGGCGCGGACTCGGTCGGTGGGACCGTCGCGGCGCCGATCGGACGAGAAGTGATCAACTCACTGGTGGGAGGTGGCAGTCGATGA